aaattatttctttatttcaaccATCCTGCATATTTGCAAGTCTGAGTATAATTCATCATTTTGTCAtattataaaatacaaaaaaacaaataaataaaatcaattatttGTCCAATCTTGATGACATCAACTGCCAGCTTGGTGCCCCAGAGAAATAAATCTGCAGATTTTCAGCCAAAAATATTCCCATAGacaaaccaacaacaacttcTAACACATTTGTGAAGCACACCGGGTCACCTGTTACTTTGTAATTATGAACAGGCACTTTAgtccatgttcctctgacaaCTAATGCAGGAGTCAGGTGCGTCTCGCTGTTTCATGCCATATATTCGCATCACTCATAGTTTGTAAATAGCTTAAGACCTTCCTCTCGAACCAGCTAAAATGAGATTACAACTTTATTTGCATTATAGAATGGCCAGTCCTGATGCTGGGGGAATGTAggcctgagggaacatagggcttaATTTTGATGGTGACAACAACAGTGTTAAGTAGGTAAAGATGTGTATACAACTCTATGACagagaaatcaaaaaaaaaattaaattgcaCGTGAAGTAAACAGATAACAGAGCGTGGTATGAGATGCAGGGATGTTTAAAGATgttgaatgaaagaaaatgtcaacagacaTGACAAGGCAGAAAAACTCAGCCAGGTGCTGCATGCTGATCCTTTCACTGTGTCACTTCACCATCGGTTGAAATGAGTAATGACAGCTAGTTTAGCTCCTTTTATGAAGGCTACAGAGTTTACAGTTGCCGTGGACGCAGCTCCAACTGTAGATTCCAAtgtaccactttttttttttttggccgaagaaatcattttaaaatcaataaaatcattTCCAAATCAATACTTTCGAGGTTCCGTTCTGCGATAACAACCTGCTCACTTTACACAATCCCTTTAAATGTTCCCGTTTGATCCTTTAACCTTCAAATCTCTTCTTGAGCTCAGACACCTTGGTTGCCGGCAGCTCCTTCTCATCGTGCCCCTCTGAGCTATCTTTCTCCTCGGATACCTTTGAGTCACATGGCGGGTGAGTTTGTGCATTGTCCTTGTTCTGAAACCTGTTGCAAACTCTCCCAGGTTCATTCAGCTCTTTGGCTCTTGACTTCAGCTGGAAGATCTGAGCGTGCCCCTGAGACTGGAAGCGTTCCACAGCAGACAGGATTCTCGTAGGAGAGGGCGTCGGTCTCATCTCCTGCTCGACTTCCTTCACGGCTTCTTCTCCCCTGATGTCTTGAGCTGCTGGAGGTTCAGGGTCGGGGGGGCGGGAGTTCAGAtttgtcagtttgttttcttggttctctgtttctttttcctctcttgttCCATCGTTCTGCATGTCAATCGTTTCTTTTCCCACTTCTTCTCTTTCAAATatcttttcattctgtttttgctcatcttcacttttttcttttaaaccatCCTCACGATTTTCAGACGTTTCTTTTCCCACTTCTTCTCTTTCAAATatcttttcactctgtttttgctcatcttcacttttttcttttaaaccatCCTCACGATTTTCAGATGTTTCTTTCGCTGGGTCCTCTCCTAAACTCTCCCTCTTATCTGTCATTGGCTCTTCCTTAAACTCCACTTCCTTGAAGTCATTCCTGTTTCCTGGTCCTCCTTCTTGGTTTCCAGTTTTTGCTGTGTTCACTTCTTCCTGTTCCCGTCCGCTTTCCTGCTCCTTCATTTCACATGCTGCCTGCAgactctctgtttcctcctcttttggTACGCTGGTGACCTggctcagccaatcagagtcctCCATCAGGTCTGACGGCTCATCTGCGACTTCCAGGTTCCAGCTGTGCAGGCTGCCGCTGCCGCTGATGGACAGAGACAGGCTCTCCTGGCTCGGGTTGGCTGTAAAACCAACCTtgagaacaacaacagcagttatAAGACTGGAAATCACATATGTGCTttttgtccgtgtgtgtgtgtgtgtgtgtgtcagtcccTTTCTTCTTACCTTTGTGATATAGTCATGACTGTCTGATCCAAACAGATCCAGGCTGCGTGTGCCGTACAGAATGCCACGCTCGTGGTAGCTGCGGGAGCTGAGGGTGTCAAAGATCTCCCCAAGCAGATCCATCTCCTCCGGGTCACACAGCGGCGAATCTTggccctcctcttcatccttctGGAGCCCAGAGTCAGGCTCGACCACGGACTCAGACACGGCTCTGAGgagcagagaataaaaacagaatcacacaaaaagggaaaaaaaaaacatgctgagtatttttatctttattccGAACACTTTTCTCTCACCTGTCCCATGAATCTTCTGAGTCCTTTGGGTTCTCCTCGTCTCTGGGAGACCTGTGTTTGTGAACAGGCCGACGGGGACGTGACTGACATGAAGCAACACAAAGCAACACGAAGCAACAGAGCAAAGCAACGCAACATTCCCCCAAAAGAAGTGTCCCGTGTCACAATAAAGCAACAAATATTGTTCAGTGAAAGTTGCAAAATGGCACAAAGAAgcagtaaaggacagagagggtAGTTTAAGTAATGATTGAAAATATCTGTGGACGGTTTTTGTTACGGAAGCCTTAAGAGGacattcatccatttatttatttactccattTTCTCATAATAAGGTGTTTTCTCAAGACCCCAATTTATTCATCTGGATTTTTGGGGGATTATGAAGTTGGTATTCTAAACAATATAAATGAATTGATGACATTCTCTCGAGATAACAACGCTTGTTCTCTTTGAAAAGCGGGGTAATATTCAGGTGATCTAGAAATAAAGACAACAGCCTGGTCATCTTGATGGCCAGACCACAACATGGCCTGCTACCATTGCCCTCAATTCAGTacgtttgtatgtgtgtgtgtgtgtgtgtgtgtgtgtgtgtgtgtgtgtgtgtgctttcgcAAATCTCAGGATACAAGGACAATGCTTTTCAAACACTAAAAGACTTTAAGAAGACTTTTAGAAGAATAAAATCTGCCACCCCTCcagtagctggagaggtgccagttcactttcTCAGCACTGCAGAGGAACCGAAGCCCTAACTGCTCAGGTGCTCCTTCATgggcagcccctcactctgacatctctccattagtgcatggaGAGACACGCTAATGGAGCGCATGCACAAACGTGTGTATTTGGTcctatactgtatgtgtgaagcatgtctcaataacagagtatAAAAGTCGTTTCCCacgtgggattaataaaggatatcttcttcACTAATTGCAAAAGTACAACTTTTCTATTTATTCTATATGATATTGGTGCATCATGCAGCTGGTGGAAATGTACAACTACAACTGGTAAATGTACATTTCTAATTACAAACTGGTGGCGTTTTAGTGAGGAAAAAAGGCCTCTTTGACGTGTCCTCACCTTGTTTCCACAATCGAatggagaaggaaaaaagttGGACATAAAATGCTGCAACCCTCGAATTTCAGAAAATAATTATTCAGTTGCAGTTTATAACCCCGGTGACAACAGATGTACCTGATGAGTACACTACAGATAACATactccttctttcccacatgGAGAACCGCACATTCCTCTGCCTCCTGGCCATGTTTAATAAtttgcagcttcctgtttgttgcTGATGAGACCGCTCTTTATTCGTTGTTCACGACTGTCACATCATTGAACAACACAAATTGCACAGGACAAGACAAAAGACCTGTGATagtattaaacatgtttgagttTAATGTAAagccaagaagagaaaaagactgCCTATGAAAGAGCTCAGATTGAGTTTTATGACCACCTTACACTTAACGGCCGAGATCATGTTATCGTGCCCCAACGAAAAACTCATGATTTTTGGAAATGTGCTTTTGCATTGGAATTGATTGAAATGTCATTAGGTTTAAGGCCGGAATAATCCTAAGaatcaaaaaatgtttcatggGAAAAACCgagtaaataaaatatatggatGCCTGTCAGTTAAGGGTCTCCACAGTTTGatgtgatttaaagaaacattttctctcaccaTCCCAAAGTGTTGTGTGATCGGCAGGCGGTTCTGCAAGCTCTCAGATTTGGCACGGCGGTGTGACATCgatcctcctctctgcagggagTGGTCGTCACTGTGGGTCTGCTTCACACAAATGAGTATGAGATTAAAACTGAAGCAGAATTTGTATCAAtggaaaacactgaaacaaaaaacacgGACCCACCTTGTGAGTCAGAAGGTTTTTCAGCCCCGACTTTGTGAGACCTTTGGCCTGTGAGGGATGAACATGATTGTGAAAAGAGATGCTTTAGTAAAACAGACTGGATTCATTTGTTTtccagccagaaaaaaaaactgtttgtgtaCTCACCCTTATGTTTGCTTTGGACCTCATGTTCAGGATGAGCGCTCCTCCACCCTTCTGTCAAAAGCACGAGAGCGTTTGTGTTGAACTTTTCatcaaatgtggaaaaaacaaactttaaaatgatttcaataGGGATTAAAAGAGCTCACCTTTAGATTACCAACTAACTGTTGATACGATTTGCTTCTCCCTATAAAAATAGATATGAAAAAGAGGGATGAAATATGAATGACGATGAATGGACTGTCGGTGGAGGAAATGACAGACACGCACAGATACACACCTGCAgttgtttcacattttatgaTCTCCTCCTCAAAGAGATCATCTGGCTCCTTCCCGTTGTTCAGAATCTCCAGTCGGCTGTCAATGAACTAAAATAACATTGActggttatttattttattgtcaaagTTGGAAATATAAAAGTCCCACTCTAAACTCCTAACTAGTTTACACTGCTGCATTAAATTAGGAAGTTAAAGACATTGAATCATTATCTATTGTAAGATAGTAACTCTAATTCACTGGCCAATAGGGCGCACTCCTGTttctgtccagcagagggcagtggTGACTGGTACCTGTTTAAAGAACTGTAGATGAACAGCACTCTGGAAGAACTGTCTCATGCTGGAAGACTTGTGATCTAGAAACAGCTCCTCATTGAACCACACGTCACCCTCCTGCAAAAACACAGGTGATTACGTCATTCAGTTACTGTCTTATAAAGGTGCAAGCAGGGCATTTCAACAAACTTTATGTACTCCACGTTCATTTTCTTTGATTATGAATGAGGTGTTCAAAGCTTAATACGAGTGATTCTGTATACCTCGTGACACTGCATCGCGTCCCTGTAGCCTCCAAACAGCAGAGCCTGAGCTTTCAGGAAGGCCTCGGACACACCACAGCCAGCAATCAATGCCTGGCGCTTCAAACACACCTTCAGTCCAGACATCTGGAGACATATTTATACATGTATCAGTGAGAGAATAAACATTCAGagcacctgctgctgctgcttaacAATAAGCCCCTGACTGAGTTACTATACGATCAATGACGTCATTCTTCTGACATGTGACTTACTCTAAAAACGGAACATTTGGTGTCAACCAGGAGGATacccacacaaagacacacgcacacacacttaattaccACATCTGAAGGTATCTTCTTCAGGTCATCAAAGGGGGTTTCCAGAGTGTTTGTGTCCACATTAAGAATTACAACTTCCTCCAGCCCCCGACTCCTCAccctctgacaaacacacaaacacacaaacacacactttgttgtGTTATAAAGAAACTCCTGCTGGATTTATAGATTTGGTAGTTCAGTAAAGTACACGAGCATAGTAGTAAATTAGTCGTTACCTCAGATAGACTGGTATGGACCCCTATTAGATAAGGCATAGGTGCACTGTAAGCAAATGATCAGTGTCAGTTTAATGTCAATAGttatagacacacagacagacagacagacagacagacagacagacagacagacacacagacagacacacagacagacagacagacacacagacagacacacagacagacacacagacagacagacagacagacagacacacagacaagacagacagacagacagacagacagacagacacacagacaagacagacagagagacagacagacagacagacagacagacagagacagacagatgacggacagacagacagacagacagagacagagacagagacagagacagagacagacagacacagacacagacacagacacagacacagacacagacacagacacagacagacagacagacagacagacagttctTACCAGCAGTAGTCCAGTAGGTGGGGGGGCAGCACAGGGATGAAGATGTGTTGCCAGTACATGGGATATAACACGGCACTGAGTGCGTGCACACAAGACGTCAGCTACACAAAACccacagaggaaaagaggaCCATTTTAGAGCCTGTGGTGTGGTCTGCCATACAGACAAGACACCTATAGTGGCCACTGACTGTGTGGTTGTAAGATGTCAACCATGACGATGATGCTAGCTgcaatgagtttttttttctgtctacaCTGGGGTTACATTAAATTTGATGGTTGGGAGCTTAGGTTTCATTATATTAATAGGTTaggttaacttttttttttttttgagaattaCCTGCTTCTGTTCTGATCGGTACAAAAAGTAGTGTaaactgaagataaaaaaaggtGTCTTACAGTGCTCAGTTTGCTGGCCAAGATGAGAATGCGCCTCTCAAACAGTATGCTGGCGTAGAGCTGAAGCAGGTTCCCCACATCAACGGCCACAATCAGCTCAGTCAGGTTCCTCTGCATAAACACGGATGCAAAAATAGCATCAGAGTGAATGGGCAGTTGAATTTGTAAGACTCTGCACACCTGCTTAGTAGGATATGAAACACAAACTCTGAGATTAGTTTAAGCTTAACTCACATTTTCAGGGATGGAAGGGAGACTTCTGGGGTCTGGAGCGATGAAGTAAGGAACCTAGTCGAGACagattaaacacaacattgaaaGTGTTGGTTTTTTGCATCATACAGATATAAGGTTAGAGGATCAGACATTAGGGTTTTTGGTTAATGGTGATCTTGCTGAATGCAAACTATTAAATACATTAATCCCTGCTACATACAGTTATgactttatttctatttttaaaatgtattagttGTTAGTCTGCCTGTTAGTCTACCATTCCTCCACTAGATACAAATTGCCTTAACCCCCATTACGCCATATTATtacatatgtgtgtatatgtgtatttgGGCcattgaaaataaagaaaaaaataccaaGCAGAGAGATTGGTAAAATATTTACTGGAAAAAACTGTAACTTGGATGATGCCAAAGATTGTTGCTGACATcaacaagaaaacaatgaacaagacaaacaagacaacaagtCAAAATTCCAGGACTCAAAAGTTAATGAAAGTAACAGCAGggag
This window of the Labrus mixtus chromosome 2, fLabMix1.1, whole genome shotgun sequence genome carries:
- the dennd1c gene encoding DENN domain-containing protein 1B isoform X2 codes for the protein MGSRLKPNPEQTFYWFFEAACPVARDKDPGVLFQFPEDFSDEECCQTLPRFCFPYDIQRVREGVAVQNFTFVLTDIEGCQRFGFCRLTNSTNTCLCILSYLPWFEVFYKLLNNLADYLTKGQTNEMKALLAALYKQPVPLVPGSVTLQMVPYFIAPDPRSLPSIPENRNLTELIVAVDVGNLLQLYASILFERRILILASKLSTLTSCVHALSAVLYPMYWQHIFIPVLPPHLLDYCCAPMPYLIGVHTSLSERVRSRGLEEVVILNVDTNTLETPFDDLKKIPSDVMSGLKVCLKRQALIAGCGVSEAFLKAQALLFGGYRDAMQCHEEGDVWFNEELFLDHKSSSMRQFFQSAVHLQFFKQFIDSRLEILNNGKEPDDLFEEEIIKCETTAGRSKSYQQLVGNLKKGGGALILNMRSKANIRAKGLTKSGLKNLLTHKTHSDDHSLQRGGSMSHRRAKSESLQNRLPITQHFGMSRPRRPVHKHRSPRDEENPKDSEDSWDRAVSESVVEPDSGLQKDEEEGQDSPLCDPEEMDLLGEIFDTLSSRSYHERGILYGTRSLDLFGSDSHDYITKVGFTANPSQESLSLSISGSGSLHSWNLEVADEPSDLMEDSDWLSQVTSVPKEEETESLQAACEMKEQESGREQEEVNTAKTGNQEGGPGNRNDFKEVEFKEEPMTDKRESLGEDPAKETSENREDGLKEKSEDEQKQSEKIFEREEVGKETSENREDGLKEKSEDEQKQNEKIFEREEVGKETIDMQNDGTREEKETENQENKLTNLNSRPPDPEPPAAQDIRGEEAVKEVEQEMRPTPSPTRILSAVERFQSQGHAQIFQLKSRAKELNEPGRVCNRFQNKDNAQTHPPCDSKVSEEKDSSEGHDEKELPATKVSELKKRFEG
- the dennd1c gene encoding DENN domain-containing protein 1B isoform X1, whose amino-acid sequence is MGSRLKPNPEQTFYWFFEAACPVARDKDPGVLFQFPEDFSDEECCQTLPRFCFPYDIQRVREGVAVQNFTFVLTDIEGCQRFGFCRLTNSTNTCLCILSYLPWFEVFYKLLNNLADYLTKGQTNEMKALLAALYKQPVPLVPGSVTLQMGEQLLVSTEVSHPVGPQEEQEGVPYFIAPDPRSLPSIPENRNLTELIVAVDVGNLLQLYASILFERRILILASKLSTLTSCVHALSAVLYPMYWQHIFIPVLPPHLLDYCCAPMPYLIGVHTSLSERVRSRGLEEVVILNVDTNTLETPFDDLKKIPSDVMSGLKVCLKRQALIAGCGVSEAFLKAQALLFGGYRDAMQCHEEGDVWFNEELFLDHKSSSMRQFFQSAVHLQFFKQFIDSRLEILNNGKEPDDLFEEEIIKCETTAGRSKSYQQLVGNLKKGGGALILNMRSKANIRAKGLTKSGLKNLLTHKTHSDDHSLQRGGSMSHRRAKSESLQNRLPITQHFGMSRPRRPVHKHRSPRDEENPKDSEDSWDRAVSESVVEPDSGLQKDEEEGQDSPLCDPEEMDLLGEIFDTLSSRSYHERGILYGTRSLDLFGSDSHDYITKVGFTANPSQESLSLSISGSGSLHSWNLEVADEPSDLMEDSDWLSQVTSVPKEEETESLQAACEMKEQESGREQEEVNTAKTGNQEGGPGNRNDFKEVEFKEEPMTDKRESLGEDPAKETSENREDGLKEKSEDEQKQSEKIFEREEVGKETSENREDGLKEKSEDEQKQNEKIFEREEVGKETIDMQNDGTREEKETENQENKLTNLNSRPPDPEPPAAQDIRGEEAVKEVEQEMRPTPSPTRILSAVERFQSQGHAQIFQLKSRAKELNEPGRVCNRFQNKDNAQTHPPCDSKVSEEKDSSEGHDEKELPATKVSELKKRFEG